One stretch of Pseudomonas fluorescens Q2-87 DNA includes these proteins:
- the tolR gene encoding protein TolR — translation MARARKKRKPVAEMNVVPYIDVMLVLLVIFMVTAPMLNQGVKVDLPKVSSEALPQDNNTQVLTISIKADKTYYWNLGSEVDTEKQQDRAMTLPQMTDAVTKIIRVGNDAGKRTQVFIRGDKTVDYGAVMGAMGGLQKAGVGNVGLITEAP, via the coding sequence ATCGCTCGAGCCCGAAAAAAGCGCAAGCCGGTTGCCGAGATGAACGTGGTGCCCTACATCGACGTGATGCTGGTGCTGCTGGTCATCTTCATGGTGACCGCGCCCATGCTCAATCAGGGCGTAAAGGTCGATCTGCCCAAGGTTTCCAGCGAAGCCTTGCCGCAGGACAATAACACCCAGGTCCTGACCATTTCGATCAAGGCTGACAAGACCTACTACTGGAACCTTGGCAGCGAAGTCGATACCGAGAAGCAGCAGGACCGGGCCATGACCCTGCCGCAGATGACCGACGCGGTGACCAAGATCATTCGTGTCGGCAATGACGCCGGCAAGCGCACGCAAGTCTTCATTCGTGGCGACAAGACCGTCGACTACGGCGCCGTGATGGGCGCCATGGGTGGCCTGCAGAAAGCCGGGGTCGGTAATGTTGGCTTGATTACCGAGGCGCCCTGA
- the ybgF gene encoding tol-pal system protein YbgF yields the protein MRTCRRAVTVLALSLAPLAAWAAVPVVDNDAGYNNSGSSYPPAGYGTNGAYAGGGVSAPVSAQGELFNQLQQMQDQLSRQQGVIEVLQNDISRMKQENLERYQDLDRRIGSGAAPAATPENSNAGGDLNAPGAAAGAGAGAAAPAAPAASGEPADPAKEKLYYDAAFDLIKAKDFDKASQAFAAFLRKYPNSQYAGNAQYWLGEVNLAKGDLQGAGQAFAKVSQLYPKHAKVPDSLYKLADVERRLGHTDKVKGILQQVVAQYPGTSAAQLAQRDLQRM from the coding sequence ATGCGAACGTGCCGTCGTGCTGTAACTGTTCTGGCTCTCAGCCTCGCGCCGCTTGCGGCGTGGGCTGCGGTTCCTGTGGTCGATAACGATGCCGGCTATAACAATAGCGGGAGCAGCTATCCGCCTGCAGGTTACGGTACGAACGGCGCCTATGCCGGGGGAGGGGTTTCGGCCCCTGTCTCGGCACAGGGCGAGCTGTTCAACCAGCTCCAGCAAATGCAGGATCAACTGTCGCGCCAGCAAGGCGTGATCGAAGTTCTGCAGAATGATATTTCGCGCATGAAACAGGAAAACCTGGAGCGATACCAGGATCTTGATCGGCGCATAGGAAGTGGTGCTGCACCTGCCGCGACTCCTGAGAATTCTAATGCCGGTGGCGATTTGAACGCCCCCGGTGCAGCCGCAGGCGCTGGCGCGGGGGCCGCTGCTCCGGCAGCACCTGCCGCCAGTGGCGAGCCGGCTGATCCGGCGAAGGAAAAGCTCTATTACGACGCTGCCTTCGACCTGATCAAGGCCAAGGATTTCGACAAGGCCAGCCAGGCCTTTGCCGCTTTCCTGCGCAAATACCCCAACAGCCAGTACGCGGGCAACGCCCAATACTGGCTGGGCGAAGTGAACCTGGCCAAGGGCGACCTACAAGGTGCCGGCCAGGCGTTTGCCAAGGTTTCCCAGCTGTATCCCAAGCACGCCAAGGTACCGGATTCGCTATACAAACTGGCTGACGTAGAGCGCCGCCTGGGTCACACCGACAAGGTCAAGGGCATCCTGCAGCAGGTGGTGGCCCAGTATCCGGGTACATCCGCCGCCCAGTTGGCCCAGCGTGATTTGCAACGCATGTAA
- the tolQ gene encoding protein TolQ, with amino-acid sequence MEANVVDHSSMWSLVSNASVVVQLVMLILVAASVTSWIMIFQRSNMLRAGRRALESFEERFWSGIDLSKLYRQAGSNPDPDSGVEQIFRAGFKEFSRLRQQPGVDPEAVMEGVARAMRVAISREEEKLEQGLSFLATVGSVSPYIGLFGTVWGIMNSFRGLASAQQATLATVAPGIAEALVATAIGLFAAIPAVIAYNRFAARSETLTGRYYTFADEFQAILHRKVHTSEE; translated from the coding sequence GTGGAAGCTAACGTCGTCGACCATTCCTCCATGTGGAGCCTGGTCAGCAATGCCAGCGTCGTGGTGCAGTTGGTAATGCTGATCCTGGTAGCCGCATCGGTGACCTCATGGATCATGATCTTTCAGCGCAGCAACATGCTGCGCGCCGGTCGCCGTGCCCTGGAGAGCTTCGAAGAGCGCTTCTGGTCCGGCATCGACCTGTCCAAACTCTACCGCCAGGCCGGCAGCAACCCGGACCCGGATTCGGGCGTGGAGCAGATCTTCCGTGCCGGCTTCAAGGAGTTTTCCCGCCTGCGCCAGCAACCCGGCGTCGATCCGGAAGCGGTCATGGAAGGTGTGGCCCGTGCCATGCGCGTCGCCATCTCCCGCGAGGAAGAAAAACTCGAGCAGGGGCTGTCGTTCCTGGCCACCGTCGGTTCGGTCAGCCCGTACATCGGTCTGTTCGGCACCGTGTGGGGGATCATGAACTCCTTCCGTGGCCTGGCTTCCGCCCAGCAAGCGACCCTGGCCACCGTGGCCCCGGGCATCGCCGAGGCATTGGTCGCCACCGCTATCGGCCTGTTCGCGGCGATTCCAGCCGTTATCGCCTACAACCGCTTCGCTGCCCGCAGCGAAACGCTGACTGGCCGTTACTACACCTTCGCCGATGAGTTCCAGGCGATCCTGCACCGCAAAGTGCACACCAGCGAAGAATAA
- the tolA gene encoding cell envelope integrity protein TolA, translating into MQQQREPSASESYFWPSVLAIGLHVLVFGMLFVSFAMTPELPPAKPIVQATLYQLKSKSQATTQTNQKLAGEAKKSAARQTEVEQMEQKKVEQEAIKAAEQKKEEAAQKAEEAKKADEAKKADEAKKADEAKKTAEAKKAEEKQLADIAKKKAEEEAKKAAEEEAKKAAAEEAKKKIVEDAKKKAAEDAKKKAEADEAKKKVAEDAKKKAAADAAKKKAQDAARKSAEDKKAQALADLLSDTPERQQALADEQGDEVAGSYDDLIRARAAEGWARPPSARKGMSVELQIGMLPDGTVTSVTVNKSSGDGPFDASAVAAVKNIGRLTEMQGMKPSDFAPYRSFKMTFTPEDLAL; encoded by the coding sequence ATGCAGCAACAGCGAGAGCCGTCCGCCTCGGAAAGCTACTTCTGGCCCAGTGTCCTTGCCATCGGCTTGCATGTGCTGGTGTTCGGCATGCTGTTCGTCAGTTTTGCCATGACGCCTGAATTGCCGCCGGCCAAGCCGATCGTGCAGGCGACGTTGTATCAGCTCAAGTCCAAAAGCCAGGCTACGACCCAGACGAACCAGAAGCTTGCCGGTGAGGCGAAAAAATCCGCCGCGCGCCAGACCGAAGTCGAGCAGATGGAACAGAAGAAGGTTGAGCAGGAAGCAATAAAGGCTGCGGAACAAAAGAAAGAGGAAGCCGCTCAAAAGGCCGAAGAAGCCAAGAAGGCCGATGAGGCAAAAAAGGCTGACGAAGCCAAGAAGGCCGACGAAGCGAAGAAAACCGCCGAAGCGAAAAAGGCAGAAGAGAAACAATTGGCTGATATAGCCAAGAAGAAGGCCGAAGAAGAAGCCAAGAAAGCCGCTGAAGAAGAGGCCAAGAAAGCGGCCGCGGAAGAAGCGAAGAAGAAAATCGTCGAGGACGCGAAGAAAAAAGCGGCCGAAGACGCCAAGAAGAAAGCTGAAGCTGACGAGGCGAAAAAGAAAGTCGCCGAAGACGCGAAGAAGAAAGCCGCCGCCGACGCCGCCAAGAAAAAGGCCCAGGACGCAGCGCGTAAATCCGCCGAAGACAAAAAGGCCCAGGCCCTGGCAGATTTGCTTTCCGACACGCCAGAGCGCCAGCAGGCATTGGCCGATGAACAGGGCGATGAAGTCGCCGGCAGTTACGATGATTTGATTCGCGCCCGAGCGGCGGAAGGCTGGGCTCGTCCACCTTCGGCGCGCAAAGGCATGAGCGTAGAGTTGCAAATTGGCATGCTGCCCGACGGTACGGTTACCTCGGTCACGGTTAACAAGTCCAGCGGTGACGGTCCGTTCGACGCCTCGGCGGTCGCAGCGGTCAAGAACATTGGACGATTGACGGAAATGCAAGGAATGAAACCGAGCGACTTCGCTCCCTATCGTTCATTCAAGATGACATTCACACCTGAGGATCTAGCCTTGTGA
- the pal gene encoding peptidoglycan-associated lipoprotein Pal — MEMLKFGKFAALALAMAVAVGCSSKGGDNAGEGAVDPNAGYGANTGAVDGSLSEEAALRAITTFYFEYDSSDLKPEAMRALDVHAKDLKANGARVVLEGNTDERGTREYNMALGERRAKAVQRYLVLQGVSPAQLELVSYGEERPVATGNDEQSWAQNRRVELRK, encoded by the coding sequence ATGGAAATGCTGAAGTTTGGTAAATTTGCTGCGCTGGCTCTGGCCATGGCTGTAGCTGTAGGTTGCTCGTCCAAAGGCGGCGACAATGCCGGTGAAGGCGCTGTCGATCCAAACGCTGGTTACGGCGCTAACACTGGTGCTGTTGATGGCTCCCTGAGCGAAGAAGCTGCTCTGCGCGCAATCACCACCTTCTACTTCGAATACGACAGCTCGGACCTGAAGCCAGAAGCCATGCGCGCTCTGGACGTTCACGCCAAAGACCTGAAAGCAAACGGCGCTCGCGTTGTTCTGGAAGGCAACACCGACGAACGTGGTACTCGTGAGTACAACATGGCACTGGGCGAGCGTCGTGCGAAAGCCGTTCAACGCTACCTGGTACTGCAAGGTGTTTCCCCAGCTCAGCTGGAACTGGTTTCCTACGGCGAAGAGCGTCCAGTTGCTACCGGCAACGACGAGCAGTCCTGGGCTCAAAACCGTCGCGTCGAACTGCGTAAGTAA
- the ybgC gene encoding tol-pal system-associated acyl-CoA thioesterase codes for MRAQNGLESFAHRCRVYYEDTDAGGIVYYVNYLKFMERARTERLRELGFAQSALAGEDLLFVVHSSEARYHAPARLDDELLVSADVIELNRVSLRFKQQVRRATDNVLLCEGQFLVACVRTYSLKPRAIPEALRAAFADVSGAGTHSEQEIKRGS; via the coding sequence ATGCGCGCGCAAAACGGGCTGGAGTCGTTCGCACATCGCTGTCGCGTTTATTACGAGGACACCGATGCCGGCGGCATCGTTTACTACGTCAATTACCTCAAGTTTATGGAACGGGCTCGAACCGAACGGCTGCGGGAACTGGGTTTTGCCCAATCCGCGCTGGCAGGGGAGGACCTGTTATTCGTCGTGCATTCCAGCGAAGCGCGGTATCACGCGCCGGCGCGACTGGACGATGAGCTTCTGGTAAGTGCCGATGTCATCGAGTTGAACCGTGTCAGCCTGCGCTTCAAGCAGCAGGTCAGGCGGGCTACGGATAACGTGCTGCTCTGCGAAGGGCAGTTTTTGGTGGCCTGTGTGCGCACCTATAGTTTGAAACCCCGGGCCATTCCCGAAGCTCTACGTGCGGCCTTTGCCGACGTGAGCGGCGCGGGTACACACTCAGAGCAGGAGATAAAGCGTGGAAGCTAA
- the queE gene encoding 7-carboxy-7-deazaguanine synthase QueE has product MQDTLRITEVFYSLQGETRTAGLPTVFVRLTGCPLRCQYCDSAYAFNGGTLRTLDDILEQVAGYRPRYVCVTGGEPLAQPNAIPLLKQLCDAGYEVSLETSGALDISAVDPRVSRVVDLKTPGSKEAHRNRYENIELLTPHDQVKFVICSRDDYDWAASKLIQYGLDQRAGEVLFSPSHHDLNARDLADWVVADNLPVRLQLQLHKYLWNDEPGR; this is encoded by the coding sequence ATGCAAGACACATTGAGAATTACCGAAGTTTTTTACTCGTTGCAGGGTGAAACGCGAACGGCCGGGCTGCCCACCGTATTTGTGCGGTTGACCGGCTGCCCGCTGCGTTGCCAATACTGTGACAGTGCCTACGCCTTCAACGGCGGCACTTTGCGCACGCTCGACGATATCCTCGAGCAAGTTGCCGGCTATCGTCCGCGTTATGTCTGCGTCACAGGCGGCGAGCCGTTGGCGCAACCCAACGCCATCCCTTTGCTCAAGCAGTTGTGCGATGCCGGTTATGAGGTCTCGCTGGAAACCAGCGGCGCGCTGGATATCTCGGCCGTCGACCCGCGTGTCAGCCGCGTCGTGGACCTGAAAACCCCAGGCTCCAAGGAAGCGCATCGCAACCGCTACGAGAACATCGAGCTGCTGACGCCCCATGATCAGGTCAAGTTTGTCATCTGTTCGCGGGACGATTACGACTGGGCGGCGTCCAAGTTGATCCAGTACGGGCTCGACCAGCGGGCCGGCGAGGTATTGTTTTCGCCAAGCCATCACGACCTGAACGCCCGTGATCTGGCGGACTGGGTGGTAGCGGACAACCTGCCGGTACGCCTGCAATTGCAGCTGCATAAATATCTTTGGAACGACGAGCCGGGGCGCTGA
- the tolB gene encoding Tol-Pal system beta propeller repeat protein TolB, translated as MRNLLRGMLVVICCLAGIAVAEEKNILVTSGSDRATPIAVVPFGWQGGSVLPDDMAEIIGNDLRNSGYYSPIPKQNMISLPTQASEVIYRDWKALGAQYIMVGSIVPAGGRLQVQYALFNVATEQQVLTGSVSGSVDQLRDMSHYIADQSFEKLTGIKGAFSTRMLYVTAERFSENNTRYTLQRSDYDGARAVTLLQSREPILSPRFAPDGKRIAYVSFEQKRPRIFVQHIDTGRREQITNFEGLNGAPAWSPDGSRLAFVLSKDGNPDIYVMNLASRSISRVTNGPGINTEPFWGKDGSTIYFTSDRGGKPQIYKTSAGGGGAERVTFVGNYNANPKLSADEKTLVMIHRQDGFTNFKVAAQDLQRGSVKILTDSTLDESPTVAPNGTMVIYATRQQGRGVLMLVSINGRVRLPLPTAQGEVREPSWSPYLN; from the coding sequence GTGAGAAACCTTCTTCGAGGAATGCTTGTCGTTATCTGCTGCCTGGCAGGGATAGCGGTAGCAGAGGAAAAGAACATCCTGGTCACCAGCGGCAGCGATCGGGCTACCCCGATCGCCGTCGTACCATTCGGTTGGCAGGGCGGTAGTGTCCTGCCGGACGACATGGCGGAGATCATCGGCAACGACCTGCGCAACTCGGGCTATTACTCGCCGATTCCGAAACAGAACATGATCAGCCTGCCGACCCAGGCCAGTGAAGTCATCTACCGTGACTGGAAGGCCCTGGGCGCCCAGTACATCATGGTCGGCAGCATTGTCCCGGCCGGCGGTCGCCTGCAGGTGCAATACGCCCTGTTCAACGTCGCCACCGAGCAGCAAGTGCTGACCGGCAGCGTATCGGGCAGTGTCGATCAGTTGCGCGATATGTCGCACTACATCGCCGACCAGTCGTTCGAGAAACTCACCGGCATCAAGGGCGCGTTCTCCACTCGCATGCTCTACGTGACGGCGGAACGTTTCTCCGAGAACAATACCCGCTACACCCTGCAGCGTTCCGACTATGATGGCGCCCGTGCGGTGACCCTGCTGCAATCGCGCGAGCCGATCCTGTCGCCGCGTTTTGCCCCCGATGGCAAGCGCATCGCCTATGTGTCGTTCGAGCAGAAGCGTCCGCGCATCTTCGTGCAGCACATCGACACCGGTCGTCGTGAGCAGATCACCAACTTCGAAGGCCTGAATGGCGCGCCAGCCTGGTCGCCGGACGGTTCGCGCCTGGCGTTCGTGCTGTCCAAGGACGGCAACCCGGACATCTACGTGATGAACCTGGCCTCGCGTTCGATCTCTCGCGTCACCAATGGCCCGGGCATCAACACCGAACCGTTCTGGGGCAAGGATGGCTCGACCATCTACTTCACCTCCGACCGTGGCGGCAAGCCTCAGATCTACAAGACCAGCGCCGGTGGCGGTGGTGCCGAGCGCGTGACTTTCGTCGGTAACTACAACGCCAACCCTAAATTGTCGGCGGACGAAAAAACCCTGGTGATGATCCATCGCCAGGATGGTTTCACCAATTTCAAGGTGGCGGCCCAGGATTTGCAGCGCGGTAGCGTAAAAATCCTCACTGATAGCACTCTGGACGAGTCACCTACTGTTGCGCCCAACGGCACCATGGTAATCTACGCCACCCGCCAGCAGGGCCGGGGAGTCTTGATGCTCGTGTCCATTAATGGACGCGTGAGGCTCCCGCTTCCTACCGCACAAGGCGAAGTCAGAGAACCGTCCTGGTCCCCTTACCTGAACTGA
- the ruvB gene encoding Holliday junction branch migration DNA helicase RuvB, with the protein MIEADRLIAATGAPRDREEIQDRAIRPVSLADYIGQPTVREQMELFIQAARGRSESLDHTLIFGPPGLGKTTLANIIAQEMGVSIKSTSGPVLERPGDLAALLTNLEPHDVLFIDEIHRLSPIVEEVLYPAMEDFQLDIMIGEGPAARSIKLDLPPFTLVGATTRAGMLTNPLRDRFGIVQRLEFYNNADLATIVSRSAGILGLPLDPDGAYEIARRARGTPRIANRLLRRVRDFAEVRAKGHITKPIADLALNLLDIDERGFDHQDRRLLLTMIEKFDGGPVGVDSLAAAISEERHTIEDVLEPYLIQQGYIMRTPRGRVVTRHAYLHFGLNIPTRMGEMPVVDEFLDAVDD; encoded by the coding sequence GTGATTGAAGCTGACCGCCTGATCGCCGCCACGGGCGCGCCCCGTGACCGCGAAGAAATCCAGGACCGCGCGATTCGCCCAGTCAGCCTGGCCGACTACATCGGCCAACCGACCGTGCGCGAGCAAATGGAGCTGTTCATCCAGGCAGCCCGCGGGCGCAGCGAGTCGTTGGACCATACGCTGATCTTCGGCCCGCCGGGCCTGGGCAAGACCACGCTTGCCAACATCATTGCCCAGGAAATGGGCGTGTCGATCAAGAGCACGTCGGGGCCGGTCCTCGAACGACCGGGCGATTTGGCGGCGCTGCTGACCAATCTGGAACCCCATGACGTGTTGTTCATCGACGAAATTCATCGGCTGTCGCCGATCGTCGAAGAAGTGCTGTATCCGGCCATGGAAGATTTCCAGCTCGACATCATGATCGGCGAAGGGCCGGCGGCGCGTTCCATCAAACTCGACTTGCCGCCCTTCACCTTGGTGGGCGCCACCACCCGCGCCGGCATGCTCACCAACCCGCTGCGCGACCGTTTCGGTATCGTCCAGCGCCTGGAGTTCTACAACAACGCAGACCTGGCGACGATCGTCAGCCGCTCGGCGGGTATCCTCGGGCTGCCGCTGGACCCGGACGGCGCCTATGAAATCGCTCGTCGGGCCCGGGGAACGCCGCGGATCGCCAACCGGCTGTTGCGCAGGGTGCGCGATTTCGCCGAAGTCCGGGCCAAGGGGCACATCACCAAACCGATTGCCGACCTGGCGTTGAACCTGCTGGACATCGATGAGCGTGGTTTCGATCACCAGGACCGGCGCCTGTTGCTGACCATGATCGAGAAGTTCGACGGTGGCCCGGTGGGTGTGGACAGTCTGGCAGCGGCCATCAGCGAAGAGCGCCATACCATTGAAGATGTGCTGGAACCGTACTTGATCCAGCAGGGCTATATCATGCGCACCCCACGCGGACGCGTAGTGACCCGCCATGCTTATTTGCATTTTGGCTTAAACATCCCGACACGAATGGGCGAGATGCCGGTGGTAGACGAATTCCTCGATGCCGTGGACGATTGA